GGAGGGGGAAGGGAGTGTTATGAACATATCTACCTGTAGGACTGCTGGGAAGATTAAATGGCTAAAAAGTAAAAACACCTTTTTAGCAAAGTTCCTAACCCTGTGGGTGCTTCTGCCCAGTATTACCGGAGGCTTTTGGAAATAGACATTTCCCATTTAGCTGTGTTTCCTCCCAGATGGGTTGGAAGGAGATTGGCACATATGCACCTCCTGGGCCTTGAAGCCTGAtgttcactttctctctccctctcgtTCTAGGGAATGACCATGGATAAAAGTGAACTGGTACAGAAAGCCAAGCTCGCCGAGCAGGCCGAGCGCTACGATGACATGGCTGCGGCCATGAAGGCGGTCACGGAGCAGGGGCATGAGCTTTCCAACGAGGAGAGAAACCTGCTGTCGGTCGCCTACAAGAATGTGGTCGGTGCCCGCCGTTCGTCCTGGCGTGTCATCTCCAGCATCGAACAGAAAACTGAGCGGAACGAGAAGAAGCAGCAGATGGGCAAAGAGTACCGCGAGAAGATCGAGGCCGAGCTGCAGGACATCTGCAACGACGTGCTGGTAAGGGGCCCATGTTCCTGCTCTAAAGAACACCTCCTAATAGTGTTCATTTCATGAACAAATGCCAGCTCTCAAACAGCTCTTGAGAAAGGTGTCTGAATATACTGGGAAGCCGCACACCATTTGCAACTAAGTTTTAAGGACacgatgtgattttttttttccccccctcagcTCTTACCTGATCAGAGGTTGCTCGTCACTTGTGGgatattttcctctctcttctaaAGAACTCTGGAAAATGGGAACGTTTGCTCAACATCcttccatcttttctttaaaaattgaggcCAGAGAGGCAGAATTTTCGATAGATGCAACCACGGAGAGGCTGTTCTCTGTGTTAGTCTGACGGCGGTGCCCTCTCCAGTAGGGGAGAGGGGAGCCGAAGGCTGACCTGTCTTTCAGCTGCTCCCCGGCTCCTGCACGATGGTAGTTTTTGTAAGTTAGCCCTGTCTATCAGTTTGGGCCTACGTTCTAAAGGCAAATCACAAGTGATGGGATTCTGTGCTGCAGTGTTTCATGTGAACCTAAGTTGGACCACTGATTCTTCACTGCGTTCCCTTGAGCCATgacctgggggtgggtgggagagccTCATACCCTCGAGCAAATCATGATCACACTGTCTGTCCCTCACGTCCTGAGCCCACTgggaactttctttttcttccaggtGAAATCAGGTAAAAATGAATGGTTGAGGGCTGCTTTGAAGGGAAAAGGAATTCACACTTGTGGATCTACCTCCTCCCCTGCTGGCTGCCTTTCCGAGTTACTGCCCTTGACACCTTTCTTTTGAAAACCAGTACAGAGCTTGTTAGCCATCAGGCAGGACTCCTCATGTCTAACCCATAAGGAGTCGCACCCTGTCTGAATGCACAGATTATTAAAACGactaccgcccccccccccatcctcTCACTTTGATTGATTCAGTCCCCCTTACTGCTAAGCTTTTGCATCAAGctgctgtttaattttttttttttttgttagactTCATGGTGTAAGAGTGTCGTGGCTAAATTTGTTGCCTGTTGGTCATTTGGGGGTTTGTTAATGGTGCGCTAATTCCCGAATGTTAGGTACATCTGGTACTCAGATGAAGTATGGCATGCACTCCCAAGGCAAGAAAGTTCCCTAATTCCTGAACGGTAGACCAGCTTTTACGAGCATCtgaaagaatgtgaagaaaagcaTGGTACTTACTGCCTCTTAACCAGTTTTTCAGGATGCCACATTCTAAAACAACTCTTCGAAAATATTGCTCTGTATACGAAGCGTGGACTCCTtcagaactgcttttgttgtAAGCATAAATGTTTAAAggaatttattattaataatagtctTAGCTACTTTTGGAGTGCTTACTGGTGCCAGGCGGCGTGTTAAGCACTCTGTGAACATTGGCTCATTTATCCTCGTAACTGCACTAGGAGATGGCTGTCAGGCTTCCCCTTGTGTAGCTGAGGAAACAGGATCAGGGCCATCAGGTCCTTTGTCCAGGGTCATACAGATGGTAAGCAGCAGCGGAGGGATTTTTACCCAGGTCTGAGCGATTCTAAAGTTAGTTCTTGGAATTTCTCCCTAGTATCACCGTTTTTCTTCCCTagtggaaagtttttttttttttaattacagaattaatacgaatttttttttttttaaagcacaaggCAGAAgagtataaataagaaaataaaaaaatcacttctaaTACTACCACCTAGAGAACCATTGTTAACATCTTGATAAATATCCTTCTAGATTTTTCCCTTAGGTATTTATATGCATGTGCACAtatctattttaatattaaaataggaTTCACTTGGTATTTATTACCcgtttttctctctccccactcaGACTTCTTTTGGAGAGCCTTTCCACATTATCAGTGTAGTTCTACATCGTCATTTTTAATGCCTGTGTAGCATGCCATTGTATGGCTGTATTTTAACCCTTTATTGGACTGTCAAAGTGGATTTTAATGGATACTGGCATCTGTTATGACCTGGgctaaaaactattttaaaactttggaTGAAAATCATGTATTTTGCAATCACGTCCCCACTCCCCCCAATTATTTAGAAGTGGTAGTATCTCAAATCTCAAACATAATTTTAACATCTTGTAAGTAATATTTCCAGATTCTTAACagaatgtggatcattttttagGAGCTGTTGGATAAATACCTTATTCCCAATGCTACACAGCCAGAAAGTAAGGTGTTCTACTTGAAAATGAAAGGCGATTATTTTAGATATCTTTCTGAGGTGGCATCTGGAGACAATAAACAAAgtaagtaacttttttttttcctt
This genomic interval from Cervus canadensis isolate Bull #8, Minnesota chromosome 10, ASM1932006v1, whole genome shotgun sequence contains the following:
- the YWHAB gene encoding 14-3-3 protein beta/alpha, which translates into the protein MTMDKSELVQKAKLAEQAERYDDMAAAMKAVTEQGHELSNEERNLLSVAYKNVVGARRSSWRVISSIEQKTERNEKKQQMGKEYREKIEAELQDICNDVLELLDKYLIPNATQPESKVFYLKMKGDYFRYLSEVASGDNKQTTVSNSQQAYQEAFEISKKEMQPTHPIRLGLALNFSVFYYEILNSPEKACSLAKTAFDEAIAELDTLNEESYKDSTLIMQLLRDNLTLWTSENQGDEGDAGEGEN